One window of Cupriavidus oxalaticus genomic DNA carries:
- a CDS encoding acyl-CoA dehydrogenase family protein, whose translation MSSTSSLRRLPASAARLGEVLAELSARFAAGAAAHDAAASFPHDNFAQLHAQGLIAQVVPRDYGGGGAGLAQARRIIAAVAGGDPATALVLTMTYLQHRAIARPDSHWPHVVRAQVFADAVQDGALINALRVEPELGSPARGGLPATIATQVGDGWRLSGRKLYSTGIPALRWLAVWARTDEPQPRVGVFLVPGPAAGVAGVRIVENWNHLGLRASGSHETVLDNIWIPPDHAVDIRPPAAWAPAGASQADIDANADQQAWMTVLLGSLYDAVARAAGSWVRGFVRERAPGSLGAPLATLPRVQESIGEIAALLRTNQVLLDDAAARADGNAPPATADSGLLKFTVTGNAIRAVELALQLAGNHGLSRNNPLERHYRDVLCSRIHTPQNDSILVAAGKHQLGL comes from the coding sequence ATGTCTTCGACGTCTTCCCTGCGCCGCCTGCCCGCCAGCGCCGCGCGCCTTGGCGAAGTGCTGGCCGAACTGTCCGCGCGCTTCGCCGCCGGCGCCGCCGCGCACGACGCCGCCGCCAGCTTTCCGCATGACAATTTCGCGCAGCTGCACGCGCAAGGCCTGATCGCGCAGGTGGTGCCGCGCGACTACGGCGGCGGCGGGGCAGGGCTGGCGCAGGCGCGCCGCATCATCGCGGCCGTCGCCGGTGGCGACCCGGCCACGGCGCTGGTGCTGACCATGACCTACTTGCAGCATCGCGCCATCGCTCGCCCCGATTCGCACTGGCCGCATGTGGTGCGCGCGCAGGTCTTTGCCGATGCGGTGCAGGACGGGGCGCTGATCAACGCGCTGCGGGTCGAGCCCGAGCTCGGCTCCCCTGCGCGCGGCGGCCTGCCCGCCACCATCGCCACGCAGGTCGGCGATGGCTGGCGCCTGAGCGGCCGCAAGCTGTACAGCACCGGCATCCCCGCGCTGCGCTGGCTGGCGGTATGGGCACGCACCGACGAGCCGCAGCCGCGCGTGGGCGTGTTCCTGGTGCCGGGGCCGGCCGCGGGCGTGGCCGGGGTGCGCATCGTGGAGAACTGGAACCACCTGGGTTTGCGCGCCTCGGGCAGCCACGAGACCGTGCTCGACAATATCTGGATCCCGCCCGACCACGCCGTCGATATCCGCCCGCCCGCCGCGTGGGCGCCGGCGGGTGCGAGCCAGGCCGACATCGACGCCAATGCCGACCAGCAGGCGTGGATGACCGTGCTGCTCGGCAGCCTCTATGACGCCGTGGCGCGCGCCGCCGGGTCGTGGGTGCGCGGCTTCGTGCGCGAGCGCGCACCCGGCAGCCTGGGCGCGCCGCTGGCGACGCTGCCGCGCGTGCAGGAATCCATCGGCGAGATCGCCGCGCTGCTGCGGACCAACCAGGTGCTGCTCGACGATGCCGCCGCGCGCGCCGACGGCAATGCGCCACCTGCCACCGCCGACAGCGGCCTGCTCAAGTTCACCGTGACCGGCAATGCGATTCGCGCGGTGGAACTGGCGCTGCAGCTTGCCGGCAACCACGGCCTGAGCCGCAACAATCCGCTCGAGCGGCACTATCGCGACGTGCTGTGCAGCCGCATCCATACGCCGCAGAACGATTCGATCCTGGTCGCTGCCGGCAAGCACCAGCTGGGGCTGTAG
- a CDS encoding cobalt-zinc-cadmium resistance protein: MRLLFLLLTAMCLSLLSFGAVADARTSVQPQVQASTELAALQSVDDMGRVIVPGDDGLHDDDICEDPPPGYCNIWSADLLDPLDLLDEIEESSALIALPPVKLLLPAGDVAQYPPGRAEPPPSAFFRPPITRS; this comes from the coding sequence ATGCGATTGTTGTTCCTGCTGCTGACTGCCATGTGCCTGTCACTGCTCTCCTTTGGAGCGGTGGCGGACGCGCGCACGTCGGTGCAGCCGCAGGTCCAGGCCAGTACCGAACTGGCCGCGCTGCAGTCGGTGGACGACATGGGTCGCGTCATCGTGCCCGGCGACGATGGGCTGCATGACGACGACATCTGCGAGGACCCGCCGCCCGGGTATTGCAATATCTGGTCGGCCGACCTGCTCGACCCGCTGGACCTGCTGGACGAAATCGAAGAATCCAGTGCCCTCATTGCCTTGCCCCCGGTGAAGCTGCTGCTGCCCGCCGGGGATGTCGCGCAATATCCCCCAGGCCGCGCCGAACCGCCGCCTTCGGCCTTCTTCCGGCCGCCAATAACCCGCTCCTGA
- a CDS encoding ABC transporter substrate-binding protein has protein sequence MSQKHNDTDPRRRSVLRLASAAAIAAPALILGRQAWSAPRKLTFAWNQNSFCLTPIVVAQEKGFFEKNGLQVDLINYSGSTDQLLESIATGKADAAVGMIHRWLKPLEAGFDVKIIGSSHGGCVRLVGSKAAGVTGLQHLKGKTVGVSDLAAPGKHFFTILLAKNGIDPDKDITWRQYPADLLGVAVDKGEIQAIADGDPNLYLLEKRTNGAYVELATNLTGEYARKVCCVVGARGELVRNDRPAAASLARAIVQATDYVNENPNEAARVFAKYSPKINPEDLRKLYATLTYNHHPTGADLRDEIAFYADDFRRIGVLKKTTDANRLAQHVYANVLG, from the coding sequence ATGAGCCAGAAGCACAACGACACCGACCCGCGCCGCCGCAGCGTGCTGCGCCTTGCCAGCGCCGCAGCCATCGCGGCGCCGGCGCTGATCCTCGGCCGCCAGGCCTGGTCCGCGCCGCGCAAGCTGACCTTCGCCTGGAACCAGAACTCGTTCTGCCTGACGCCGATCGTGGTGGCGCAGGAGAAAGGCTTCTTCGAGAAGAACGGGCTGCAGGTCGACCTGATCAACTACAGCGGCTCGACCGACCAGCTGCTGGAGTCGATCGCCACCGGCAAGGCCGATGCCGCGGTGGGCATGATCCACCGCTGGCTCAAGCCGCTGGAGGCAGGTTTCGACGTCAAGATCATCGGCAGCTCGCACGGTGGCTGCGTGCGGCTGGTGGGTTCGAAGGCCGCGGGCGTGACCGGCCTGCAGCACCTGAAGGGCAAGACCGTGGGCGTCAGCGACCTGGCCGCGCCCGGCAAGCACTTCTTCACCATCCTGCTGGCCAAGAACGGCATCGACCCGGACAAGGACATCACATGGCGCCAGTATCCGGCCGACCTGCTCGGCGTGGCGGTCGACAAGGGCGAGATCCAGGCCATCGCCGACGGCGATCCCAACCTGTACCTGCTGGAGAAGCGCACCAACGGCGCCTACGTGGAACTGGCCACCAACCTGACCGGCGAATATGCGCGCAAGGTGTGCTGCGTGGTCGGCGCGCGCGGCGAACTGGTGCGCAATGACCGCCCCGCCGCCGCGTCGCTGGCACGCGCCATCGTGCAGGCCACCGACTACGTCAACGAGAACCCCAACGAGGCCGCCAGGGTGTTCGCCAAATACTCGCCGAAGATCAATCCGGAAGACCTGCGCAAGCTGTACGCGACGCTGACCTACAACCATCACCCGACCGGCGCCGACCTGCGCGACGAGATCGCGTTCTACGCCGACGATTTCCGCCGCATCGGCGTGCTGAAAAAGACCACCGATGCCAATCGCCTGGCGCAGCATGTCTACGCCAACGTCCTGGGATAA
- a CDS encoding LLM class flavin-dependent oxidoreductase — protein MSVDFIGMIQSQKQSEIHPPAGPAIDRDYVRAFAQAHEQAGFDRILVPHHSTGPSATLTIAYAASVTERIHFMLAHRPGFTAPTLAARQIATLDQFSGGRLGVHFISGGSDSEQQRDGDFLDHDQRYARTDEYLHILRRIWTEPQPFDHAGEFYRFTQGFSEVKPSQHPHVPVYFGGASAAALQVAGKHADVYALWGESLDQVRELTTRVRAEAARHGRTVRFSVSFRPVLAETEEQAWARADSILERTRALRVQAGYSRGGPQQSEGARRLLAAADKGDRVDQRLWTAIARETGGRSNSTGLVGTPEQVAQALLAYYELGVTTFLIRGFDPLEDAIDYGRELIPRVRELVAQHDAAHHAERRAA, from the coding sequence ATGAGCGTCGATTTCATCGGCATGATCCAGAGCCAGAAGCAGTCCGAGATCCATCCCCCTGCGGGCCCCGCGATCGACCGCGACTATGTGCGTGCCTTTGCGCAGGCGCACGAGCAGGCCGGCTTCGACCGCATCCTGGTGCCGCACCATTCGACCGGGCCGTCGGCCACGCTGACCATTGCCTATGCCGCGAGCGTGACCGAACGGATCCATTTCATGCTGGCGCACCGGCCCGGCTTTACCGCGCCGACGCTGGCGGCGCGCCAGATCGCCACGCTCGACCAGTTCAGCGGCGGGCGCCTGGGCGTGCATTTCATCTCCGGCGGCTCCGACAGCGAACAGCAGCGCGACGGCGATTTCCTCGACCATGACCAGCGCTACGCGCGCACCGACGAGTACCTGCATATCCTGCGCCGCATCTGGACCGAGCCGCAGCCGTTCGACCATGCTGGCGAGTTCTACCGTTTCACGCAGGGCTTTTCCGAGGTCAAGCCGTCGCAGCATCCGCATGTGCCGGTCTATTTTGGCGGCGCATCGGCAGCGGCCTTGCAAGTTGCCGGCAAGCATGCCGACGTCTATGCGCTGTGGGGCGAATCGCTCGACCAGGTGCGCGAGCTGACCACCCGCGTGCGTGCGGAGGCGGCAAGGCATGGCCGCACGGTGCGCTTCTCGGTCTCGTTCCGGCCGGTGCTGGCCGAGACCGAAGAGCAGGCGTGGGCCCGCGCCGACAGCATCCTGGAACGCACCCGCGCGCTGCGCGTGCAGGCCGGCTACAGCCGTGGCGGCCCGCAGCAGAGCGAAGGCGCGCGCCGGCTGCTGGCCGCCGCCGACAAGGGCGACCGTGTCGACCAGCGCCTGTGGACCGCGATCGCGCGCGAGACCGGCGGGCGCTCCAACTCGACCGGACTGGTCGGCACGCCCGAGCAGGTGGCGCAGGCACTGCTGGCCTATTACGAACTGGGCGTGACCACCTTCCTGATCCGCGGCTTCGATCCGCTGGAAGACGCCATCGACTATGGCCGCGAGCTGATCCCGCGCGTGCGCGAGCTGGTGGCGCAGCACGATGCCGCGCACCACGCGGAGCGCCGCGCCGCCTGA
- a CDS encoding efflux RND transporter periplasmic adaptor subunit has translation MRPNFLLSLTAAAVLTFSLAACSDKPEPVAEAPKLPPGVIQPEGNLQQSLKVAPVSTSPFSEMLRVAGRIDFDEQRVSRIGASVTGRVTDLYATLGQEVKAGQVLARLHSSELGAAQMSFLKSEAQHELQVRNAERARQLFAADVIGRGELQRRESELAIASAEMRAYRDQLRVLGMSQGSIAELARNGSINSHSPVYSSISGTVVERNVAQGQVVQPADALYTVADLSRVWVVAEVPEQQAAQVAEGQSVEIEVPSLANGKGGNTITGKLIYVGRTVNPQSRTVLVRTELENREGRLKPAMLASMLIAGKPQDQLVIPAASVVRDGNDELVYVEMPGNKFRLTKVKLGAESDGMRVVQNGVKAGDRIVVDGAFHLDNERKRIEQG, from the coding sequence ATGCGTCCCAATTTCCTGCTTTCGCTGACGGCCGCCGCCGTCCTGACGTTCAGCCTGGCGGCCTGTTCCGACAAGCCTGAACCCGTTGCCGAGGCGCCCAAGCTGCCGCCCGGCGTGATCCAGCCGGAAGGCAACCTGCAGCAGTCGCTGAAAGTGGCGCCGGTGAGCACCTCCCCGTTCAGCGAGATGCTGCGCGTGGCCGGCCGCATCGACTTCGACGAGCAGCGCGTATCGCGCATCGGCGCCAGCGTGACCGGCCGCGTCACCGACCTGTATGCCACGCTGGGCCAGGAAGTGAAGGCCGGCCAGGTGCTGGCGCGCCTGCACAGCAGCGAGCTGGGCGCGGCGCAGATGTCGTTCCTGAAGAGCGAGGCGCAGCACGAGCTGCAGGTGCGCAACGCCGAGCGCGCGCGCCAGCTGTTTGCCGCCGACGTGATCGGCCGCGGCGAGCTGCAGCGCCGCGAGAGCGAGCTGGCGATCGCCTCCGCCGAGATGCGCGCCTACCGCGACCAGCTGCGCGTGCTGGGCATGTCGCAAGGCTCGATCGCAGAGCTGGCCAGGAACGGCAGCATCAACTCGCATTCGCCGGTGTATTCGAGCATCAGCGGCACCGTGGTCGAGCGCAACGTGGCGCAGGGCCAGGTGGTGCAGCCGGCCGACGCGCTCTACACCGTGGCCGACCTGTCGCGCGTGTGGGTCGTGGCCGAGGTGCCCGAGCAACAGGCCGCGCAGGTAGCCGAAGGGCAGAGCGTTGAGATCGAGGTGCCGTCGCTGGCCAACGGCAAGGGCGGCAACACCATCACCGGCAAGCTGATCTACGTGGGCCGCACGGTCAACCCGCAGTCGCGCACGGTGCTGGTCCGCACCGAGCTCGAGAACCGCGAAGGGCGCCTTAAGCCCGCCATGCTCGCCAGCATGCTGATCGCCGGCAAGCCGCAGGACCAGCTGGTGATTCCCGCGGCCTCGGTGGTGCGTGACGGCAACGACGAGCTGGTCTATGTCGAGATGCCGGGCAACAAGTTCCGCCTGACGAAGGTCAAGCTGGGCGCCGAGAGCGACGGCATGCGCGTGGTGCAGAACGGCGTGAAGGCCGGCGACCGCATCGTGGTCGATGGCGCGTTCCACCTGGACAACGAGCGCAAGCGCATCGAGCAAGGGTAA
- a CDS encoding ABC transporter permease: protein MTTSQPAFDARLARQPAAAASEVPAQDAAPARIWPVGLLAALAWAAFGALTWRWPNHVVGFSDWAYTEELGLAALAAAALLALLALGGQHVRALQRPLAALRTAGPWLVAVPAVLSAWEILTAKTAILPTPFFAPPQALIEVYADDWRRLGDSVLNTLKLLGLGVAYGGLVGVLVGVSIGWSRRIGYWVHPVLRMLGPLPSTALLPLTFYFFPSSYSAAVFLIALATAFPVAVLTWSGVAGVNKSYYDVARTLGASGWFLVLRVAIPAALPQVFVGLFMGLGASFSVLVTAEMMGVKSGLGWYLTWAQGWASYVNMYAALIVMALLFSGVITLLFVARDRVLSWQKGTVKW, encoded by the coding sequence ATGACGACAAGCCAACCTGCATTCGATGCGCGGCTGGCGCGCCAGCCGGCCGCCGCGGCTTCCGAAGTGCCCGCGCAGGATGCTGCCCCGGCACGCATCTGGCCCGTGGGGCTGCTCGCGGCGCTGGCATGGGCCGCCTTCGGCGCGCTGACGTGGCGCTGGCCCAACCACGTAGTGGGCTTCAGCGACTGGGCCTATACCGAGGAGCTCGGCCTGGCCGCGCTGGCGGCGGCCGCGCTGCTGGCGCTGCTCGCCTTGGGCGGCCAGCACGTGCGCGCGCTGCAACGGCCGCTGGCTGCGCTGCGGACCGCAGGCCCGTGGCTGGTGGCGGTGCCGGCGGTGCTGTCCGCATGGGAGATCCTGACCGCCAAGACCGCGATCCTGCCGACGCCCTTCTTCGCGCCGCCGCAGGCGCTGATCGAGGTCTACGCCGATGACTGGCGCCGGCTCGGCGACAGCGTGCTCAACACGCTCAAGCTGCTGGGGCTGGGCGTGGCGTACGGCGGGCTGGTGGGCGTCCTGGTGGGCGTGTCGATCGGCTGGTCGCGGCGCATCGGCTACTGGGTGCATCCGGTGCTGCGCATGCTGGGGCCGCTGCCGTCGACCGCGCTGCTGCCGCTGACGTTTTACTTCTTCCCGTCGAGCTATTCGGCGGCCGTGTTCCTGATCGCGCTGGCGACCGCCTTCCCGGTGGCCGTGCTGACGTGGTCGGGCGTCGCCGGCGTCAACAAGAGCTACTACGACGTGGCGCGCACGCTGGGCGCGTCCGGCTGGTTCCTGGTGCTGCGCGTGGCGATTCCGGCGGCGCTGCCGCAGGTGTTTGTCGGGCTGTTCATGGGACTGGGCGCGTCGTTCTCGGTGCTGGTGACGGCCGAGATGATGGGCGTGAAATCGGGGCTGGGGTGGTACCTGACCTGGGCGCAGGGCTGGGCCTCGTACGTGAATATGTATGCGGCGCTGATCGTGATGGCGTTGCTGTTTTCGGGGGTGATTACGTTGTTGTTCGTGGCGCGGGACCGGGTGTTGTCGTGGCAGAAGGGGACGGTGAAATGGTGA
- a CDS encoding TolC family protein: MTTTKLTLIASLSLLAFAAAQAHAGEQGAAPAKAAGAAGTTPAAPAAPLSKPSAKISAAPALTPGAELLASTAVPKAASARPAGTAAGPAFSLPQLLDMAQSTNKGVAAAEANVDAASAAISSARAYPNPQVEVMYGRLSGKQPGVTSGNAPSYAVVQKLDYPHQRSLREAMASRGLESSQAARQGFRADLAARVKTSYYDVLRRESELHAAEEDLAMMRQIHSRARLRVEVGEAPRYELIKAETELLASQKSQQTAELRVNQAKAALRQQVGGAMPGQFSLDGTLGQSPDVPPLPVLRDTMAASNAELVQRRTELERARLGVDYQRSLRWPEVAVRASTDRQPDNNVSQIGLVMTIPLWDRRRGPVGEATAQATQAQSALEMREFELTQELESAYRQYEITQAQVTALESGIVREAESALGVAESAYRFGERGILDFIDAQRVLRSARNELIAAQYEQQLAAIQIEKLLSTAPGATAAPGLPPTSTIEQK, from the coding sequence ATGACAACAACTAAGCTGACCCTGATCGCGTCGCTTTCGCTGCTCGCGTTCGCCGCTGCCCAGGCCCATGCCGGTGAGCAGGGCGCCGCCCCGGCGAAGGCCGCGGGGGCAGCGGGCACCACGCCCGCCGCCCCGGCCGCACCGCTCTCCAAGCCTTCCGCGAAGATTTCCGCCGCCCCGGCACTCACTCCCGGCGCCGAGCTGCTTGCGTCCACGGCCGTGCCCAAGGCGGCATCCGCACGCCCCGCGGGTACCGCGGCCGGACCCGCTTTCTCGCTGCCGCAGCTGCTCGACATGGCGCAGTCGACCAACAAGGGCGTCGCCGCGGCCGAGGCCAATGTCGATGCTGCCAGCGCCGCCATCAGCAGCGCGCGCGCCTATCCCAATCCGCAGGTCGAGGTGATGTACGGCCGGCTGTCCGGCAAGCAGCCCGGCGTGACCAGCGGCAATGCGCCCAGCTACGCCGTGGTGCAGAAGCTGGACTACCCGCACCAGCGCAGCTTGCGCGAGGCCATGGCCTCGCGCGGCCTGGAGTCGTCGCAGGCGGCCCGCCAGGGTTTCCGCGCCGACCTCGCCGCGCGCGTCAAGACCTCTTACTACGACGTGCTGCGCCGCGAAAGCGAGCTGCATGCCGCGGAAGAAGACCTGGCGATGATGCGGCAGATCCATTCGCGCGCACGCCTGCGCGTGGAGGTTGGCGAAGCGCCGCGCTATGAACTGATCAAGGCCGAGACCGAGCTGCTGGCCTCGCAGAAGAGCCAGCAGACCGCCGAGCTGCGCGTGAACCAGGCCAAGGCCGCGCTGCGCCAGCAGGTCGGCGGCGCCATGCCGGGCCAGTTCTCGCTGGACGGCACGCTGGGACAGTCGCCGGACGTGCCGCCGCTGCCGGTGCTGCGCGACACCATGGCCGCGAGCAATGCCGAGCTGGTCCAGCGCCGCACGGAGCTGGAGCGCGCCCGCCTGGGCGTCGACTACCAGCGCTCGCTGCGCTGGCCGGAAGTGGCGGTGCGCGCCAGCACCGACCGCCAGCCCGACAACAACGTCTCGCAGATCGGCCTGGTCATGACCATCCCGCTGTGGGACCGCCGCCGCGGTCCCGTGGGCGAGGCCACCGCGCAGGCGACGCAGGCGCAGAGCGCGCTGGAAATGCGCGAGTTCGAGCTGACGCAGGAACTGGAATCGGCCTACCGCCAGTACGAGATCACGCAGGCGCAGGTGACCGCGCTGGAGTCCGGCATCGTGCGCGAGGCCGAGTCGGCGCTGGGCGTGGCCGAGTCCGCCTATCGCTTCGGCGAGCGCGGCATCCTGGACTTCATCGATGCCCAGCGCGTGCTGCGCAGCGCGCGCAACGAGCTGATCGCCGCCCAGTACGAGCAGCAGCTGGCCGCCATCCAGATCGAAAAGCTCTTGTCGACCGCCCCCGGCGCCACCGCCGCGCCGGGCCTGCCGCCGACCTCCACCATCGAACAGAAATAA
- a CDS encoding rhodanese-related sulfurtransferase — translation MTIQHATQAAATAIPIFTRAQVRQALLAGAEIALIDVREEDPFAQAHPLWAANFPLSKLELEAWPRIPRRDTLIVVYGEHAGEDLAPRAAAVLQTLGYTNVHRLEGGLAAWIAEGGEVFRDVNVPSKSFGEVVEAERHTPSLSAEEVQALIDSKSDAVIVDARRFDEYQTMSIPTATSVPGAELVLRVRELAPDPRTRVIVNCAGRTRSIIGTQSLVNAGIPNPVAALRNGTIGWTLAGQQLDHGASRRAPAEVSSGNRDSARSGAREIADRAGVRRIALGALASLEEPGRTVYRFDVRTPEEFADGHLPGFVNAPGGQLVQETDHNAPVRGARIVLADDDDVRAGMTGSWLAQMGWEVWVVEPADAAERGESGAVAADVPVPPAVPAVAPAELAAWLDEDADGSTVVLDFTASANYVKRHIPGAYFVIRAQLADALARIPQARRYVLTCGSSLLARFAAADLQRLTDAEVVVLEGGTQAWIAAGLPLESGETHLASERTDRYRRPYEGTDNPREAMQGYLDWEFGLIAQLERDGTHGFRVV, via the coding sequence ATGACCATCCAGCACGCCACGCAAGCCGCCGCCACGGCGATCCCCATCTTCACTCGCGCGCAGGTGCGCCAGGCCCTGCTGGCCGGCGCCGAGATCGCACTGATCGACGTGCGCGAGGAAGACCCCTTCGCGCAGGCGCATCCGCTGTGGGCCGCCAACTTCCCGCTGTCGAAGCTTGAGCTGGAAGCGTGGCCGCGCATCCCGCGCCGCGATACGCTGATCGTGGTCTACGGCGAGCACGCCGGGGAAGACCTGGCGCCGCGCGCCGCGGCGGTGCTGCAAACGCTGGGCTATACCAACGTGCACCGGCTTGAAGGCGGCCTGGCCGCCTGGATCGCCGAGGGCGGTGAGGTGTTCCGCGACGTCAACGTGCCGAGCAAGTCGTTCGGCGAAGTGGTCGAGGCAGAACGCCATACGCCCTCCCTGTCCGCCGAGGAAGTGCAGGCTCTGATCGACAGCAAGTCCGACGCGGTGATCGTCGACGCGCGCCGCTTCGACGAGTACCAGACCATGAGCATTCCCACCGCCACCAGCGTGCCCGGCGCCGAACTGGTGCTGCGCGTGCGCGAGCTGGCGCCCGATCCGCGCACGCGGGTGATCGTCAACTGCGCCGGCCGCACGCGCAGCATCATCGGCACGCAGTCGCTGGTCAACGCCGGCATTCCCAACCCGGTTGCGGCGCTGCGCAACGGCACCATCGGCTGGACGCTGGCGGGCCAGCAGCTCGACCACGGCGCCAGCCGCCGTGCGCCCGCCGAAGTGAGCAGCGGCAACCGCGACAGCGCCCGCAGCGGCGCGCGCGAGATCGCCGACCGCGCCGGCGTGCGCCGCATCGCGCTGGGGGCGTTGGCATCGCTGGAGGAGCCTGGCCGCACCGTGTACCGCTTCGACGTACGCACGCCGGAGGAATTCGCCGACGGCCACCTGCCTGGCTTCGTCAATGCGCCCGGCGGACAGCTGGTGCAGGAGACCGACCACAACGCCCCCGTCCGCGGCGCGCGCATCGTGCTGGCCGATGACGACGACGTGCGCGCCGGCATGACCGGTTCATGGCTGGCGCAGATGGGCTGGGAGGTCTGGGTGGTGGAGCCGGCCGATGCGGCCGAGCGTGGCGAGAGCGGCGCGGTGGCGGCAGACGTGCCGGTGCCGCCAGCGGTGCCGGCGGTCGCACCCGCCGAACTGGCCGCGTGGCTAGACGAGGACGCGGACGGCAGCACCGTGGTGCTCGACTTCACCGCCAGCGCCAACTACGTCAAGCGCCATATCCCCGGCGCGTACTTCGTCATCCGCGCTCAGCTGGCCGATGCGCTGGCGCGCATCCCGCAGGCGCGGCGCTATGTGCTGACTTGCGGCTCCAGCCTGCTCGCGCGCTTTGCCGCCGCCGACCTGCAGCGGCTGACCGATGCGGAAGTGGTGGTGCTGGAAGGCGGCACGCAGGCGTGGATCGCGGCCGGGCTGCCGCTGGAGTCCGGCGAGACGCACCTGGCGTCAGAGCGCACCGACCGCTATCGCCGGCCGTATGAAGGCACCGACAATCCGCGCGAGGCGATGCAGGGCTACCTGGACTGGGAGTTCGGGCTGATCGCGCAACTGGAGCGCGACGGGACCCACGGGTTCAGGGTGGTGTAG
- a CDS encoding cysteine dioxygenase — protein MSSSPEASGLAPLRDFITGLAALLDQHPDEPRILREGGALLARLVARDDWLPEAWAEPHPEYYQQHLLHCDSGERFSIVSFVWGPGQRTPIHDHTVWGLIGMLRGAEDSQPFVLDAEGRPVPHGEPVRLLPGQVEAVSPAVGDIHCVNNVHDDRVSVSIHVYGANIGAVRRSVYAEDGTRKPFISGYSNRTLPNLWDCSREDRKS, from the coding sequence ATGAGCAGTTCCCCCGAAGCCAGCGGGCTCGCACCGCTGCGCGATTTCATCACCGGCCTGGCCGCGCTGCTGGACCAGCATCCCGACGAGCCGCGCATCCTGCGCGAGGGCGGGGCGCTGCTGGCGCGGCTGGTGGCACGCGACGACTGGCTGCCCGAGGCGTGGGCCGAGCCGCACCCCGAGTACTACCAGCAGCACCTGCTGCATTGCGATTCCGGCGAGCGCTTCTCGATCGTCAGCTTTGTCTGGGGCCCGGGGCAGCGCACGCCCATCCACGACCACACCGTATGGGGCCTGATCGGCATGCTGCGCGGCGCGGAGGACTCGCAGCCCTTCGTGCTCGACGCCGAAGGCCGCCCCGTGCCGCATGGCGAGCCGGTGCGGCTGCTGCCCGGACAGGTAGAAGCCGTGTCGCCGGCCGTGGGCGACATCCATTGCGTCAACAACGTGCATGACGACCGCGTCTCGGTCAGCATCCATGTGTACGGCGCCAATATCGGCGCGGTGCGCCGCTCGGTCTACGCCGAGGACGGCACGCGCAAGCCCTTTATCTCCGGGTATTCCAACCGGACCCTGCCTAACCTGTGGGACTGTTCCCGCGAAGACCGGAAGTCATGA